In one Nomascus leucogenys isolate Asia chromosome 13, Asia_NLE_v1, whole genome shotgun sequence genomic region, the following are encoded:
- the GPR22 gene encoding G-protein coupled receptor 22 → MCFSPILEINMQSESNITVRDDIDDINTNMYQPLSYPLSFQVSLTGFLMLEIVLGLGSNLTVLVLYCMKSNLINSVSNIITMNLHVLDVIICVGCIPLTIVILLLSLESNTALICCFHEACVSFASVSTAINVFAITLDRYDISVKPANRILTMGRAVMLMTSIWIFSFFSFLIPFIEVNFFSLQSGNTWENKTLLCVSTNEYYTELGMYYHLLVQIPIFFFTVVVMLITYTKILQALNIRIGTRFSTGQKKKARKKKTISLTTQHEATDMSQSSGGRNVVFGVRTSVSVIIALRRAVKRHRERRERQKRVFRMSLLIISTFLLCWTPISVLNTTILCLGPSDLLVKLRLCFLVMAYGTTIFHPLLYAFTRQKFQKVLKSKMKKRVVSIVEADPLPNNAVIHNSWIDPKRNKKITFEDSEIREKCLVPQVVTD, encoded by the coding sequence ATgtgtttttctcccattctggaaaTCAACATGCAGTCTGAATCTAACATTACAGTGCGAGATGACATTGATGACATCAACACCAATATGTACCAACCACTATCATATCCGTTAAGCTTTCAAGTGTCTCTCACCGGATTTCTTATGTTAGAAATTGTGTTGGGACTTGGCAGCAACCTCACCGTATTGGTACTTTACTGCATGAAATCCAACTTAATCAACTCTGTCAGTAACATTATTACAATGAATCTTCATGTACTTGATGTAATAATTTGTGTGGGATGTATTCCTCTAACTATAGTTATCCTTCTGCTTTCACTGGAGAGTAACACTGCTCTCATTTGCTGTTTCCATGAGGCTTGTGTATCTTTTGCAAGTGTCTCAACAGCAATCAACGTTTTTGCTATCACTTTGGACAGATATGACATCTCTGTAAAACCTGCAAACCGAATTCTGACAATGGGCAGAGCTGTAATGTTAATGACAtccatttggattttttcttttttctctttcctgattcctTTTATTGAGGTAAATTTTTTCAGTCTTCAAAGTGGAAATACCTGGGAAAACAAGACACTTTTATGTGTCAGTACAAATGAATACTACACTGAACTGGGAATGTATTATCACCTGTTAGTACAGATCCCAATATTCTTTTTCACTGTTGTAGTAATGTTAATCACATACACCAAAATACTTCAGGCTCTTAATATCCGAATAGGCACAAGATTTTCAACAGGgcagaagaagaaagcaagaaagaaaaagacaatttctCTAACCACACAACATGAGGCTACAGACATGTCACAAAGCAGTGGTGGGAGAAACGTAGTCTTTGGTGTAAGAACTTCAGTTTCTGTAATAATTGCCCTCCGACGAGCTGTGAAACGACACCGTGAACGACGAGAAAGACAAAAGAGAGTCTTCAGGATGTCTTTATTGattatttctacatttcttctctgctggacaccaatttctgttttaaataccACCATTTTATGTTTAGGCCCAAGTGACCTTTTAGTAAAATTAAGATTGTGTTTTTTAGTCATGGCTTATGGAACAACTATATTTCACCCTCTATTATATGCATTCACTAGACAAAAATTTCAAAAGGTcttgaaaagtaaaatgaaaaagcgAGTTGTTTCTATAGTAGAAGCTGATCCCCTGCCTAATAATGCTGTAATACACAACTCTTGGATAGatcctaaaagaaacaaaaaaattacctttgaAGATagtgaaataagagaaaaatgtttagtGCCTCAGGTTGTCACAGACTAA